A DNA window from Pseudomonas resinovorans NBRC 106553 contains the following coding sequences:
- a CDS encoding transporter associated domain-containing protein: protein MHGLLAGLLLGITLSLVAGALVAWLASRRRHGVEIQPQSRLPVAVSDALQRVTISAIMIPRSEIQGIDLATSPEELLAQLHNATHTRLPLYREDINQIEGILHLRQLPRLLAEGPPRAEALLAVSRETYFVPESTPLLTQLVNFQKQQRRLGIVVDEYGDVVGLVSLEDIFQELVGEFGSLEDFAPNPGIQPREDGCYELDGALHLRELNRVLGWHLPCDGPKTLNGLITEALEQIPDCSVCLKVGPYRLEILQSGENRVQRVLAWRAGLTPKA, encoded by the coding sequence ATGCACGGATTGCTCGCCGGCCTTCTCCTCGGAATCACCCTCTCCCTGGTAGCCGGCGCGCTGGTAGCCTGGCTGGCGAGCCGACGCCGCCACGGCGTCGAGATCCAGCCGCAATCCCGCCTCCCGGTCGCGGTGTCCGATGCCCTGCAACGGGTCACCATCAGCGCCATCATGATTCCCCGCAGCGAGATCCAGGGCATCGACCTGGCCACCTCGCCCGAGGAGCTCCTCGCCCAGCTGCACAACGCCACCCACACGCGCCTGCCGCTGTACCGCGAGGACATCAACCAGATCGAAGGCATCCTGCACCTGCGCCAGCTGCCGCGCCTGCTGGCCGAGGGCCCGCCCAGGGCCGAGGCGCTGCTGGCGGTGAGCCGGGAAACCTACTTCGTGCCGGAAAGCACGCCACTGCTGACCCAGCTGGTCAATTTCCAGAAGCAGCAACGCCGCCTCGGCATAGTGGTGGACGAATACGGCGATGTGGTCGGCCTGGTCAGCCTGGAGGACATCTTCCAGGAGCTGGTGGGCGAGTTCGGCAGCCTGGAAGACTTCGCCCCCAATCCCGGTATCCAGCCCCGCGAAGACGGTTGCTATGAGCTGGACGGCGCGTTGCACCTGCGCGAACTGAACCGCGTGCTCGGCTGGCACCTGCCCTGCGACGGCCCGAAGACGCTCAACGGCCTGATCACCGAAGCCCTGGAGCAGATTCCCGACTGCAGCGTCTGCCTCAAGGTCGGCCCCTACCGCCTGGAAATCCTCCAGTCCGGCGAAAACCGCGTGCAACGGGTGCTCGCCTGGCGCGCCGGACTTACACCAAAGGCCTAG